A single window of Micrococcaceae bacterium Sec5.1 DNA harbors:
- a CDS encoding acyltransferase gives MQRTKPVHPPASRSAALPGASAVGPQPPVQPQPAVRRDPAIDLVRFICLLLVVAAHCMMVSPVLHRDGKVTTGNTLMEQGWFTPVVWVLMIVPLFFVLGGVTGLQSWRRLKARGGTGFDFAQLRLLRLVRPAMALLAVMWAGLWAALLLGVDPQVIQLMTTGAAMPLWFLAAYLTAQVSIPLMARLHQRAPLSTLGILVALIITVDSLRGAVPVLAFVNMVFVWCAVQQLGFLMADGFFERRSRTWLVGAILVSNVLLGLVTGVGVYPGNMVVNINPPNLCLLLLAISQTATLQLLGKGIRWIASVRWVQTIIAVAGRRSMTVYLWHLPLLVGMSGLLLLADFPKPAAGTAEWWWARIPVFFAVIALLLPVVLLLGRLENRPTAASHARGPSRTAVVTAAVVVLIPVADAAFNGLTLALLGGGAACFALAVLLLGRVPTPVLPPSGPDGTPTSGVKRSTLPAQGLRANLES, from the coding sequence ATGCAGCGGACAAAGCCGGTTCATCCTCCCGCCAGCCGGAGCGCGGCTCTGCCGGGAGCCTCAGCAGTGGGACCGCAACCCCCGGTGCAGCCGCAACCGGCTGTTCGGCGTGATCCAGCAATCGACCTGGTCCGCTTCATCTGCCTCCTTCTGGTGGTCGCAGCCCACTGCATGATGGTGAGCCCCGTTCTGCACAGGGACGGGAAAGTCACCACGGGAAACACGCTCATGGAGCAAGGCTGGTTCACGCCGGTCGTCTGGGTGCTCATGATCGTTCCGTTGTTCTTCGTCCTGGGCGGCGTCACCGGGTTGCAGTCGTGGCGGCGCTTGAAAGCACGCGGCGGCACGGGCTTCGACTTCGCCCAGCTGCGGCTCCTTCGCCTGGTCCGCCCCGCCATGGCCCTGCTCGCCGTGATGTGGGCGGGGCTGTGGGCGGCCCTGCTCCTCGGCGTTGATCCACAGGTGATCCAGTTGATGACCACCGGGGCCGCGATGCCCCTCTGGTTCCTGGCCGCCTACCTCACAGCACAAGTCAGCATCCCGCTTATGGCCCGGCTCCATCAGCGTGCCCCACTGTCAACTTTGGGCATTCTCGTAGCGCTGATCATTACCGTCGACTCCCTCCGCGGCGCCGTCCCGGTTCTTGCCTTCGTCAACATGGTGTTTGTCTGGTGCGCAGTCCAGCAGCTCGGATTCCTCATGGCCGACGGCTTTTTTGAGCGTCGCAGCAGAACCTGGCTGGTAGGGGCGATCCTGGTCAGTAATGTGTTGCTCGGGCTGGTGACCGGCGTCGGCGTATATCCGGGCAACATGGTGGTGAACATCAACCCACCCAATCTTTGCCTGCTTCTGCTGGCCATTTCACAGACTGCCACGCTCCAACTTCTGGGCAAAGGCATACGCTGGATCGCCTCTGTGCGTTGGGTCCAGACGATCATCGCGGTGGCGGGCCGCCGGTCCATGACCGTTTACCTCTGGCATCTTCCTCTCCTGGTGGGCATGTCCGGACTCCTCTTGCTCGCCGACTTCCCCAAACCGGCCGCGGGCACAGCGGAATGGTGGTGGGCACGCATCCCCGTCTTCTTCGCCGTCATAGCCCTGCTGCTGCCGGTGGTGCTGCTCCTTGGCCGCCTCGAGAACCGTCCGACGGCGGCCAGCCACGCCCGGGGTCCCTCGCGCACCGCTGTGGTGACAGCCGCCGTCGTGGTCCTTATCCCCGTTGCGGACGCCGCATTCAATGGCTTGACGCTGGCGCTCCTGGGTGGGGGAGCTGCCTGCTTCGCGCTCGCCGTCCTGCTGCTTGGCAGGGTCCCGACGCCGGTGCTGCCGCCGTCGGGGCCGGACGGGACGCCAACGTCCGGGGTAAAGCGGTCCACATTGCCAGCGCAGGGTTTACGTGCCAATCTCGAATCATGA
- a CDS encoding GNAT family N-acetyltransferase, whose amino-acid sequence MTEHTESLADSFRAGVTTVRNDKFHRYELRVDGELAVISQFIDRPGHIDFTHTETKSAFKGQGLAKVLAHFALDDVVASGKRIIPHCPYIAAYLQKHEGYEQDVDWPAEKPVGEPENE is encoded by the coding sequence ATGACCGAGCACACTGAATCATTGGCAGACTCGTTCCGCGCTGGCGTCACTACAGTTCGAAACGACAAATTCCATCGCTATGAACTCCGCGTAGACGGGGAGTTGGCGGTGATTTCCCAATTCATCGATAGGCCCGGTCACATCGATTTCACCCATACCGAGACAAAGTCCGCGTTCAAGGGCCAGGGCTTGGCCAAGGTGCTGGCACATTTTGCCTTGGACGATGTGGTGGCATCCGGTAAGCGCATCATTCCCCATTGCCCGTACATCGCCGCATACCTGCAAAAGCATGAGGGCTACGAGCAGGACGTCGATTGGCCTGCCGAGAAACCCGTGGGCGAGCCGGAGAACGAGTAG